A region from the Corylus avellana chromosome ca7, CavTom2PMs-1.0 genome encodes:
- the LOC132187871 gene encoding uncharacterized protein LOC132187871, with protein sequence MDDSDKQADDDMEDEVDDPLDHQPAGLVGQVLGVKEVRTIYSQEKIEMLYINELCKLWDIPLGKRIVMEYNGSWQQIGQSGSKFRQVMGKTVRSEAFLRISDDWTKVPVNTKDDLWSSLMTRFYIPPGLDIEAIKKDTLHDMGEKLRCWRHDLKKKLRIQRGETLATVKRRMCEFLGGYNNADVDILLEKWCDPSYQDYAQHMREIQALNNTPHCTGSKSLARLSNEELITVGRAPIRAQAYIKTHRKKDGSYPNREVED encoded by the exons ATGGATGATAGTGATAAGCAGGCTGATGACGACATGGAGGATGAGGTAGATGACCCATTGGACCACCAACCCGCTGGACTTGTTGGGCAAGTGTTGGGTGTCAAAGAGGTTCGGACGATAT ATTcacaagaaaaaattgaaatgttgTACATAAATGAGTTGTGCAAGTTGTGGGACATCCCCCTTGGGAAAAGGATCGTGATGGAGTATAATGGATCGTGGCAGCAAATAGGACAAAGTGGGTCAAAATTTAGACAGGTAATGGGCAAGACTGTTAGGAGCGAGGCTTTCCTCAGGATATCCGATGACTGGACAAAGGTACCCGTCAACACAAAGGACGATTTATGGAGCTCATTGATG ACGCGGTTCTATATCCCGCCTGGCTTGGACATTGAGGCAATCAAGAAGGACACATTACATGACATGGGCGAGAAGCTGAGATGTTGGAGACATGACTTGAAAAAGAAACTTCGTATTCAGCGCGGTGAGACTCTTGCGACAGTGAAGCGGAGGATGTGCGAGTTCCTTGGAGGGTACAACAACGCAGACGTGGATATATTGTTGGAGAAGTGGTGCGATCCATCCTATCAA GACTATGCTCAGCATATGAGAGAAATACAAGCATTGAATAACACACCACACTGCACTGGCTCGAAGAGCTTGGCAAGATTATCAAATGAGGAG CTAATTACTGTGGGCAGGGCTCCTATACGAGCGCAGGCATACATCAAGACCCACCGAAAGAAAGATGGTAGCTACCCAAATCGGGAGGTCGAG GATTAA